A genomic stretch from Hermetia illucens chromosome 7, iHerIll2.2.curated.20191125, whole genome shotgun sequence includes:
- the LOC119660783 gene encoding uncharacterized protein LOC119660783 has protein sequence MDLWPLCFFIVCTILTAKSKGAHREHKVHNIVLYPDKHSWCQTQQIKQVISYPGCKSEEIDNNVCVGACFSYSIPHTEPSDPGEVIVPYCDSCQPSDTTWHHVTLQCEKNSDITPPQLVKRVQIINNCSCSSCEGDHHNRYKTTPPSDTDDSDDFLIMQQNDVPDLLRLLNNRNETNTVQNSIHAENVKSLMNHKIVTLLKNIQEKNSRYDKDQLIDLLRTIQGPEHHKLSDEKIADFVESLNSENVELDLVRLREVLSKFERSKYFEKHRKYLLGGHHIDEDQRRQHRHHHHHPHHQMALNNNGESNPHLYDSEENGLIDGYQHTHQFDDKAMSDVDTINSEHVEHDSSHPSKEHQTDDIVIDSIINGHHGQARLSGTIPGRPLSTVTTSPSYQHTSVHHHQHQHHLQPQHYHHAGEEILGHGHLIKGPNGALVIEPDRIHEKLDVNSHELKPNHAGTLLSYSAAGQPLSSLSGSTSSSSSLSPSGPTPLSGSVAEATMIVEKTPGKLQSGDRDDDSLEDND, from the exons GTTCACAACATCGTTCTTTATCCGGATAAACATTCCTGGTGTCAAACACAGCAAATCAAACAGGTTATCAGTTATCCAGGGTGTAAATCGGAAGAAATTGATAACAATGTTTGTGTGGGAGCATGTTTCAGTTACTCGATACCACATACAGAGCCATCGGATCCAGGGGAA GTGATTGTGCCTTATTGTGATAGCTGTCAACCATCTGATACTACTTGGCATCAC GTAACTCTACAGTGTGAGAAAAACAGCGATATAACTCCTCCACAACTGGTAAAACGCGTACAAATCATCAACAATTGTTCTTGTTCATCATGCGAGGGGGATCATCACAATCGTTACAAAACTACACCCCCTAGCGATACAGATGATTCTGATGATTTCCTTATAATGCAACAGAATGATGTCCCCGATTTGCTACGTCTCCTGAATAACCGTAACGAAACGAACACGGTACAAAACAGCATTCATGCTGAGAATGTCAAGTCCTTGATGAATCATAAAATCGTGACCCTCTTGAAAAACATTCAAGAGAAAAATTCGCGTTATGACAAGGACCAACTGATTGATCTGTTAAGGACGATTCAGGGCCCGGAGCATCATAAGCTCAGCGATGAGAAAATAGCAGATTTTGTGGAGAGTTTGAATTCAGAAAATGTGGAATTGGATCTGGTGCGATTAAGGGAAGTCCTGTCTAAGTTCGAACGTTCCAAGTATTTCGAAAAGCATCGGAAATATCTACTGGGTGGACATCACATTGATGAAGATCAACGGCGGCAGCATCGTCACCATCATCACCATCCCCACCATCAGATGGCTTTAAATAATAACGGAGAATCGAACCCCCATctatatgattccgaagaaAATGGACTAATTGACGGTTACCAGCATACCCATCAATTCGATGACAAAGCTATGTCCGATGTTGATACCATCAATTCTGAACACGTGGAACATGACTCAAGTCATCCTTCAAAAGAGCACCAAACCGATGATATTGTAATTGACTCAATTATCAACGGTCATCATGGTCAGGCAAGGTTATCGGGAACGATTCCTGGACGACCCCTTTCAACTGTCACTACTTCACCTTCGTACCAGCACACCTctgtccatcatcatcaacaccagCACCATCTCCAGCCCCAGCATTATCACCATGCTGGAGAAGAGATCCTTGGTCATGGTCACCTAATCAAAGGACCAAATGGGGCCCTTGTGATCGAACCGGATCGCATACATGAGAAACTCGATGTCAATTCACATGAGTTGAAGCCAAATCATGCTGGGACTCTTTTAAGTTATTCGGCAGCTGGTCAACCGTTATCCTCCTTATCAGGATcaacatcatcgtcatcatcattgtCACCATCAGGACCCACTCCGTTGTCTGGTAGTGTTGCGGAAGCAACTATGATTGTTGAAAAGACACCGGGTAAGTTGCAGTCAGGTGACAGGGATGATGACAGCTTGGAGGATAACGACTGA